A stretch of the Lolium perenne isolate Kyuss_39 chromosome 3, Kyuss_2.0, whole genome shotgun sequence genome encodes the following:
- the LOC127345657 gene encoding eukaryotic peptide chain release factor subunit 1-2 yields the protein MADGQENDKNIEIWKVKKLIKALDAARGNGTSMISLIMPPRDQVSRVTKMLGDEYGTASNIKSRVNRQSVLAAITSAQQRLKLYNRVPPNGLVLYTGTIVTDEGKEKKVTFDFEPFRPINASLYLCDNKFHTEALNELLESDDKFGFIVMDGNGTLFGTLSGNTREVLHKFTVDLPKKHGRGGQSALRFARLRMEKRHNYVRKTAELATQFFINPSTSQPNVSGLILAGSADFKTELGQSDMFDQRLATKILNVVDVSYGGENGFNQAIELSAEVLSNVKFIQEKKLIGKYFEEISQDTGKYVFGVDDTMAALEMGAVETLIVWENLDINRYSLKNSATGETIVKHFNKAQEADQGNFKDKATSAELEVVDKTLLLEWFAENYRQFGCTLEFITNKSQEGSQFCRGFGGIGGILRYQVEVNAYEDASDEEYDEDF from the coding sequence ATGGCTGACGGTCAAGAGAACGACAAGAACATTGAGATCTGGAAAGTCAAGAAGCTCATCAAAGCACTTGATGCTGCCCGTGGGAATGGGACAAGTATGATATCACTGATCATGCCGCCCCGTGATCAAGTCTCTCGGGTCACTAAGATGTTGGGTGATGAGTATGGAACTGCCTCAAACATCAAGAGCAGGGTCAACAGGCAGTCTGTCTTGGCTGCGATTACCTCTGCTCAGCAAAGGTTGAAGCTATACAATCGAGTTCCCCCCAATGGATTAGTGCTCTACACTGGAACCATTGTGACCGACGAGGGCAAAGAAAAGAAAGTCACCTTTGACTTTGAGCCATTCAGGCCAATTAATGCCTCCTTGTATCTCTGTGACAACAAGTTCCACACTGAGGCATTGAATGAGCTGCTTGAGTCTGATGATAAGTTTGGCTTCATTGTCATGGATGGTAATGGAACACTTTTTGGAACACTGAGTGGCAATACCAGGGAGGTTCTTCACAAGTTCACTGTTGATCTCCCAAAGAAGCATGGACGaggagggcaatcagcacttcgcTTTGCCCGCCTGCGCATGGAGAAACGCCACAACTACGTGCGAAAGACAGCTGAGCTCGCTACACAATTCTTCATCAATCCTTCCACTAGCCAGCCAAATGTTTCTGGGCTCATTCTAGCTGGTTCTGCTGACTTCAAGACTGAATTGGGTCAATCTGACATGTTTGATCAGCGCTTGGCAACCAAGATACTCAATGTGGTTGATGTCTCTTATGGTGGAGAGAATGGCTTCAACCAGGCCATTGAGTTGTCTGCTGAAGTGCTTTCCAATGTCAAGTTCATCCAAGAAAAGAAGTTGATCGGGAAGTACTTTGAGGAGATAAGCCAAGACACCGGGAAGTATGTTTTTGGTGTGGATGACACAATGGCTGCCCTTGAAATGGGTGCAGTCGAGACACTGATTGTGTGGGAAAATCTGGATATCAATCGATATAGCTTGAAGAATTCTGCCACAGGGGAAACAATTGTGAAGCACTTCAACAAGGCACAGGAGGCAGATCAGGGCAACTTCAAAGACAAGGCAACATCTGCAGAGCTGGAGGTGGTTGACAAGACCTTGCTCCTGGAGTGGTTTGCTGAAAACTACCGGCAGTTTGGCTGCACGCTGGAGTTTATTACGAACAAGTCACAGGAGGGATCTCAGTTCTGCAGGGGCTTTGGTGGGATAGGAGGAATCCTTCGCTACCAGGTTGAGGTGAATGCTTACGAGGACGCGTCTGATGAGGAGTATGATGAAGACTTTTAG